Proteins encoded together in one Deferribacterota bacterium window:
- the aksA gene encoding homoaconitate hydratase (in Methanococcus jannaschii this protein catalyzes the condensation of alpha-ketoglutarate and acetyl-CoA to form trans-homoaconitate; functions in alphaketosuberate synthesis which is a precursor in coenzyme B and biotin synthesis), producing the protein MHIYLDDTTLRDGEQTPGISFNREEKLKIVKYLSALGIDEIEAGIPASGIKEIDDFRAILELDLGPRIIAWNRGLIKDIEKSILAGAKSVEISFPVSDIQIKYKLSKDKKWIIEQLKRVLSYAKEKGIKYISVGGEDSSRADITFLREFILTAKKYNANRFRFCDTLGILDPFKTFEIIKQLIDYTDFDIEFHGHNDFGLATANAIAAYKAGAKYINTTIMGLGERAGNTPLEEIAMYLYYIEKNDKIINRLSNNILLLKEMLYYVSKITRKPIHPQKPIFGDFMFTYESGIHANGVIKNSLNYEYINPEEFNMKRQIVIGKNSGRSMLKKILDDANLGYNEELLEILLNKCKNKAEADRKYLNEKDVINIYNTMTKPVCN; encoded by the coding sequence ATGCATATATATCTCGATGATACAACATTAAGAGACGGCGAACAAACACCTGGTATATCATTTAATAGAGAAGAAAAGTTAAAAATTGTAAAATATTTATCCGCTTTAGGTATCGATGAAATTGAAGCTGGTATTCCAGCTAGTGGTATTAAAGAGATTGATGATTTCAGAGCAATATTAGAACTAGATTTAGGCCCAAGGATTATAGCTTGGAATAGGGGTTTAATAAAAGATATTGAAAAATCTATTTTAGCCGGCGCTAAATCTGTGGAAATATCTTTTCCAGTAAGTGATATACAGATTAAATACAAACTATCAAAAGATAAAAAATGGATAATAGAACAGTTAAAAAGGGTTCTCTCTTATGCTAAAGAAAAAGGAATTAAGTATATCTCAGTTGGCGGAGAAGATTCATCAAGAGCTGACATTACATTCTTAAGAGAATTTATATTAACTGCAAAAAAATATAATGCTAATAGATTCAGATTTTGTGATACCTTAGGCATTTTGGATCCTTTTAAAACATTTGAAATTATTAAACAATTAATAGACTATACAGATTTTGATATAGAATTCCATGGACACAACGATTTTGGACTAGCAACAGCAAATGCTATTGCCGCTTATAAAGCTGGAGCAAAATATATTAATACTACAATTATGGGCCTCGGTGAAAGAGCAGGAAATACACCATTAGAAGAGATTGCAATGTATCTATATTATATTGAGAAAAATGACAAAATAATAAATAGACTTAGTAATAATATATTATTACTTAAAGAAATGCTCTATTATGTTTCTAAAATTACAAGAAAACCAATCCACCCACAAAAACCTATATTTGGTGATTTTATGTTTACCTATGAATCTGGGATACATGCTAATGGCGTTATTAAAAATTCTTTAAATTATGAGTATATAAACCCAGAAGAATTTAATATGAAAAGGCAAATTGTTATTGGTAAAAACTCTGGTAGATCTATGCTTAAAAAAATATTAGATGATGCTAATCTAGGTTATAATGAAGAATTGTTAGAAATTTTACTCAATAAATGTAAAAATAAGGCTGAAGCAGATAGAAAATATTTAAATGAAAAGGATGTAATAAATATTTATAACACAATGACTAAACCAGTATGCAACTAG